The proteins below are encoded in one region of Lagenorhynchus albirostris chromosome 7, mLagAlb1.1, whole genome shotgun sequence:
- the NCBP1 gene encoding nuclear cap-binding protein subunit 1 isoform X5, which yields MCLRCAGIGTCMHFYHLCPGLERSCTKRKMQRWTESLPTLKAILKDARRLMCPCYKYGLQRNRIHKKSILCEALQHNLPPFTPPPHTEDSLYPMPRVIFRMFDYTDDPEGPVMPGSHSVERFVIEENLHCIVKSHWKERKTWASHCCGLSSCGAQAPDAQAQRPWLSGPAAPQHVGSSQMGARTRVPCIGRRTLNHCATSAAQLVSYPGKNKIPLNYHIVEVIFAELFQLPAPPHIDVMYTTLLIELCKLQPGSLPQVLAQATEMLYMRLDTMNTTCVDRFINWFSHHLSNFQFRWSWEDWSDCLTQDPESPKPKFVREVLEKCMRLSYHQRILDIVPPTFSALCPANPTCIYKYGDESSNSLPGHSVALCLAVAFKSKATNDEIFSILKDVPNPNQDDDDDEGFSFNPLKIEVFVQTLLHLAAKSFSHSFSALAKFHEVFKTLAESDEGKLHVLRVMFEVWRNHPQMIAVLVDKMIRTQIVDCAAVANWIFSSELSRDFTRLFVWEILHSTIRKMNKHVLKIQKELEEAKEKLARQHKRRSDDDDRSSDRKDGALEEQIERLQEKVESAQSEQKNLFLVIFQRFIMILTEHLVRCETDGTSVLTPWYKNCIERLQQIFLQHHQIIQQYMVTLENLLFTAELDPHILAVFQQFCALQA from the exons CAGAAGACTCATGTGCCCATGTTACAAGTATGGACTGCAGAGAAACCGCATCCACAAGAAGAG CATCCTGTGTGAAGCACTGCAGCACAACCTGCCTCCTTTCACACCACCTCCTCACACTGAAGATTCGCTGTACCCGATGCCAAGGGTCATCTTCAGAATGTTTGATTACACGGATGATCCTGAG GGTCCTGTAATGCCAGGGAGTCATTCAGTGGAAAGATTTGTGATAGAAGAGAATCTTCACTGCATCGTTAAGTCCcactggaaggaaaggaagacttG ggcctctcactgttgtggcctctccagttgcggagcacaggctccagacgcgcaggctcagcggccatggctctcgggcccagccgctcctcagcatgtgggatcttcccagatgggggcacgaacccgtgtcccctgcatcggcaggcggactctcaaccactgcgccaccag TGCTGCACAGCTAGTGAGTTATCCTGGGAAGAACAAGATCCCCTTGAACTACCACATAGTTGAG GTGATCTTTGCAGAGCTGTTTCAACTTCCAGCACCCCCTCACATTGATGTGATGTACACAACACTTCTCATTGAACTGTGTAAACTTCAGCCTGGCTCTCTACCCCAAGTT CTTGCACAGGCAACTGAAATGTTATACATGCGTTTGGACACGATGAATACTACATGCGTAGACAG GTTTATTAATTGGTTTTCCCATCATCTAAGTAACTTCCAGTTCCGTTGGAGCTGGGAAGATTG GTCAGATTGTCTTACTCAAGATCCAGAAAGTCCCAAACCAAAGTTTGTAAGAGAAGTTCTAGAAAAATGTATGAG GTTGTCTTACCATCAGCGTATATTAGATATTGTCCCTCCTACCTTCTCAGCTCTATGTCCTGCAAACCCAACCTGCATTTACAAGTATGGAGATGAAAGTAGCA ACTCTCTTCCTGGACATTCGGTTGCCCTCTGTTTAGCTGTTGCCTTTAAAAGTAAAGCAACCAATGATGAAATCTTCAGCATTCTGAAAGATGTACCAAATCCTAACCAGGATGACGATGATG atgaaggaTTCAGCTTTAACCCATTGAAAATAGAGGTCTTTGTACAGACTCTGCTACACTTAGCAGCCAAGTCATTCAGCCACTCCTTCAGTGCTCTTGCAAA GTTTCATGAAGTCTTCAAAACCCTagctgaaagtgatgaaggaaaattACATGTTCTAAGAGTCATGTTTGAGGTCTGGCGGAACCATCCACAG ATGATTGCTGTACTAGTAGATAAGATGATTCGTACACAGATTGTTGACTGTGCTGCAGTAGCAAATTGGATCTTCTCTTCAGAACTATCTCGTGACTTTACTAG ATTGTTTGTTTGGGAAATCTTGCACTCCACAATTCGTAAGATGAACAAACACGTTCTTAAGATCCAGAAGGAGCTAGAAGAGGCTAAAGAAAAACTCGCAAGGCAACATAAACGG CgaagtgatgatgatgacagaAGCAGTGACAGGAAAGATGGGGCTCTTGAGGAACAAATAGAAAGACTGCAGGAGAAAGTGGAATCTGCTCAGAGTGAACAAAAGAATCTCTTCCTTGTCATATTTCAG CGTTTTATCATGATCTTGACTGAGCACTTGGTACGATGTGAAACTGACGGGACCAGTGTATTAACACCGTGGTATAAGAACTGTATAGAGAGGCTCCAGCAGATCTTCCTACAG CATCACCAAATAATCCAGCAGTACATGGTGACCCTGGAGAACCTGCTCTTCACTGCTGAATTAGACCCTCatatcctggctgtgttccagcaGTTCTGTGCCCTGCAGGCCTaa